The DNA window GCCTGAATCTGGTCGGTCACGTCCCACACGTTTGCGTTCATCCCGGCCAGAACCCGGCCGTCGGAGACCCAGAACGCCATGAATTCCGGTGCCCTGCCATCCGCCACGGCCGGGGCGCCGCGGACCACCACCCGGTCGTAACCGTCCGGGGCCACCCACCCCGAATACTCCATCCCCAGGTCGTACTGGTCGGAGAAGAAGTACGGCAACCGGGCGTACTCGACCTGCTGGCCCAGCATGGACCGCGCCGCGGCCGGGCCGCCGTTGAGCGCGTTCGCCCAGTGCTCCACGCGGATGTGCCGGTCCAGCAGTGGGTGGTAGGCGCTGGCCACGTCACCCGCGGCGTAGATGTGCGGGTCGGAGGCGAGCAGCTGGGCGTCGGTGACGATGCCGTTGTCCACTTTCAAGCCTGCTGCCTCGGCCAACTGCGCGTCGGGCTGGATACCCACGCCGACGACGACGGTGTCGGCGGCCAGTTCGGTGCCGTCGGTCAGCAGGACAGACGACACCCGCCCGACACCGCGCAGCTGTCGAATCCCGGCGCCGAACTGGAAGGTGACGCCGTGGCTGCGGTGCAGGTTGGCGAACACCTGGGCGACCTCATCGCCGAGGACCCGCTGTAACGGCAGGTCGGCGACTTCCACCACGGTCACGGTGGCGCCGTGCTGGCGGGCGGCAGCAGCGATCTCCAGACCGATCCAGCCCGCACCAACCACCACGAGCCGGGCTTGATCGGTGAGGGCTTCGGCGATCCGGTCGGACTGCGCCAACGTGCGCAGATACATCACGCCGTCCAGGTCGGCACCGGGAACATCCAGGCGGCGGGGCGTCGAGCCGGTGGTCAGCAGCAGCTTGTCGTATCCGAGCCGCTCGCCGTCGTCGAGGACGACGTG is part of the Micromonospora cremea genome and encodes:
- a CDS encoding NAD(P)/FAD-dependent oxidoreductase; this translates as MDSSPTFVIVGAGLAGAKAAQTLREEGFDGRVILLGAEPERPYERPPLSKGLLLGTTPRRDVYVHDAGWYDANDVDLRTATRVTAIDRAARHVVLDDGERLGYDKLLLTTGSTPRRLDVPGADLDGVMYLRTLAQSDRIAEALTDQARLVVVGAGWIGLEIAAAARQHGATVTVVEVADLPLQRVLGDEVAQVFANLHRSHGVTFQFGAGIRQLRGVGRVSSVLLTDGTELAADTVVVGVGIQPDAQLAEAAGLKVDNGIVTDAQLLASDPHIYAAGDVASAYHPLLDRHIRVEHWANALNGGPAAARSMLGQQVEYARLPYFFSDQYDLGMEYSGWVAPDGYDRVVVRGAPAVADGRAPEFMAFWVSDGRVLAGMNANVWDVTDQIQALVRAGHGGRAVDLAKLADPRVPLGDLLA